Proteins encoded within one genomic window of Trichoderma asperellum chromosome 2, complete sequence:
- a CDS encoding uncharacterized protein (EggNog:ENOG41) yields the protein MSDDEVDHELLAILRQHLQGVSIKDEEPETGVLADAEYVYDHGIDVAIDMRSTKRAAETIYAQMQEKSYSTSTWSSHELHPKAKDEATAAFIFTMDLLNFSFWSELPDDERFAIEYKGKRWTGYWSLVAAIQRALEEDIPITDPNYWQNEEECNLESLRHVFRSCTEEEMPLLQERLDCLRESGNVLYNKYECSVVNLISAAKGSAAQLVNILARDFDCFRDEHPFEGRKKPIRIMKRAQIFVADIWACFEGKSYGEFRDIDKITMFADYRVPQILSTLGALYIGPQIDAAIRDKKLIESGSRWEIQLRACSIWCVELIRREIQSAHPDTHVNAILIDFFLYDTMKEMEAAGKESIPHHRTRSIWY from the exons ATGTCCGACGACGAGGTGGATCACGAACTTCTCGCCATTCTTCGGCAGCACCTCCAGGGCGTCTCTATCAAAGACGAAGAGCCTGAAACAGGCGTCCTGGCTGACGCCGAGTATGTCTACGACCATGGCATCGACGTAGCCATCGACATGCGCTCAACAAAGCGTGCCGCAGAGACCATCTATGCCCAGATGCAAGAGAAGAGCTATTCTACTTCTACATGGTCATCACACGAGCTGCatcccaaggccaaggatgaAGCCACGGCCGCATTCATCTTCACCATGGACCTGCTCAACTTTTCATTCTGGTCTGAGCTGCCTGATGACGAGAGGTTTGCCATTGAGTATAAGGGAAAGAGATGGACGGGTTACTGGAGTCTGGTGGCGGCAATTCAAAGAGCCCTTGAAGAAG ATATCCCTATTACTGATCCTAATTACTGGCAAAATGAGGAAGAGTGTAACTTGGAGTCCCTGAGACACGTCTTTAGGTCCTGcacagaggaagagatgcCTCTGCTTCAAGAGCGGCTTGACTGCCTCAGAGAGAGTGGTAATGTGCTTTATAAC AAATACGAATGCTCCGTCGTTAATCTAATTTCCGCTGCCAAGGGCTCCGCGGCCCAGCTCGTCAATATCCTCGCCAGAGATTTTGACTGCTTCAGAGACGAGCACCCATTTGAAGGCAGAAAAAAACCCATCCGCATCATGAAGCGTGCCCAAATCTTTGTTGCAGACATATGGGCTTGTTTCGAGGGCAAGTCATATGGCGAGTTCCGTGACATTGATAAGATCACCATGTTTGCCGATTATCGTGTGCCTCAAATTCTGTCCACCCTGGGTGCCTTGTATATCGGCCCACAGATCGACGCGGCTATTCGCGATAAGAAGCTTATTGAAAGCGGAAGTCGGTGGGAGATACAGCTGAGAG CGTGCAGTATCTGGTGCGTTGAGTTAATACGGAGAGAGATCCAGAGTGCACACCCAGATACCCATGTCAATGCTATTTTGATCGACTTTTTCCTTTACGATACGATGAAAGAAATGGAGGCAGCAGGAAAAGAGTCTATTCCTCACCACCGAACACGAAGTATCTGGTATTAA
- a CDS encoding uncharacterized protein (TransMembrane:9 (i71-96o102-121i142-166o178-196i203-224o236-254i266-288o300-319i511-537o)), translated as MNGTRRDAPPHHHHKNGDVPDAGLRSLDHYKRALPKWRYNLRQQALPIVRWETPYLAALQSKLRTPALDSYFAITANLGTHTFFMIFLPMLFWGGYAAFAKGLVHILALGVFWTGFVKDFYSLPRPLSPPLNRITMSGSAALEYGFPSTHSANAVSVAVYAILLLRSPDNPFSETTKLLLEILSYFYGVSIVFGRLYCGMHGFLDVIVGSIMGAGISLLEYYFGPPLDAAMQSSSWVAPALIGLVIIILIRIHPEPADDCPCFDDSVAFAGVVIGLEAGTWTAGRSFLAYAEASMGALPYTWLVVAARMVVGIVVIFLWREIMKPTLLKVLPHVFRLIESTGFDLPRRFFTPASEYKSVPPGSRLDTLFPKASDFPRMVESIRHPTTRGRAVSVGPQSAADAYETLAYRERQRRDSIGSNSSLKGKSNNLDLNEEDEDKSGKGAQTSGVQKPAYKDEPSNGPNDVLVMQGGGENGNPEIYLTMENEREEKEMFSQLVRPRVRYDVEVVTKLVVYSGISWLAVAAIPVLFHLIGLGIVHSAVQWDKLLATN; from the exons ATGAACGGCACGCGACGCGATGCCCCGccgcatcatcaccacaAGAATGGCGATGTCCCCGACGCGGGGCTGAGGAGCCTTGATCACT ACAAGAGAGCGCTGCCAAAATGGAGATACAATCTGCGACAACAGGCACTTCCTATTGTTCGATGGGAGACGCCATACCTCGCTGCTCTGCAGAGCAAGCTGCGCACGCCGGCGCTCGACAGCTACttcgccatcaccgccaacCTCGGCACCCATACCTTCTTCATGATCTTCCTGCCGATGCTGTTCTGGGGTGGTTATGCGGCCTTTGCTAAGGG GTTGGTTCACATCTTGGCGCTGGGTGTCTTCTGGACAGGCTTCGTCAAAGATTTCTACTCGCTGCCCCGACCACTGTCGCCGCCTCTCAACCGCATCACCATGTCTGGATCTGCAGCGCTCGAATACGGCTTCCCCTCCACCCACAGCGCCAATGCCGTTTCCGTTGCCGTCTATGCCATTCTGCTCTTGCGCAGCCCCGACAACCCCTTTTCTGAGACGACAAAGCTGCTTCTCGAGATCCTGTCGTACTTTTATGGTGTGTCCATCGTCTTTGGGCGCCTTTACTGCGGCATGCATGGCTTCCTGGATGTTATAGTTGGATCTATAATGGGGGCTGGCATCTCTTTGCTGGAATACTACTTCGGGCCGCCGTTGGATGCCGCTATGCAGTCCAGCTCTTGGGTGGCTCCCGCCCTCATCGGCCTGGtaatcatcatcctcatacGAATCCATCCCGAACCTGCAGATGATTGCCCATGCTTCGATGATAGCGTTGCCTTTGCCGGTGTAGTTATTGGGCTGGAGGCTGGAACTTGGACCGCTGGAAGATCTTTCCTAGCTTACGCCGAGGCTAGCATGGGTGCTTTGCCGTACACATGGTTGGTTGTCGCGGCGAGGATGGTGGTTGGAatcgtcgtcatctttcTTTGGCGCGAAATCATGAAGCCCACGCTGCTCAAAGTGCTGCCCCACGTATTCCGCCTCATTGAGTCGACCGGATTTGACCTGCCTCGAAGGTTTTTTACACCAGCCAGCGAGTACAAATCTGTGCCTCCTGGGTCGCGGCTAGATACCCTATTTCCCAAGGCCTCTGATTTCCCTCGTATGGTTGAGAGTATTCGACACCCTACAACTCGAGGACGAGCCGTTTCTGTAGGACCACAGAGCGCAGCAGATGCATACGAAACCTTGGCCTATCGGGAGCGGCAACGAAGGGACAGTATTGGAAGCAACTCTAGCCTAAAAGGCAAATCAAACAATCTGGATCTtaacgaggaagacgaagataaGTCAGGCAAAGGGGCCCAAACTTCTGGGGTTCAAAAGCCAGCATACAAAGATGAGCCGTCGAATGGCCCGAATGATGTTCTTGTCATGCAAGGCGGGGGAGAGAATGGGAATCCAGAAATATATCTCACTATGGAAAATGAGcgtgaagaaaaggaaatgtTTTCTCAGCTAGTGAGGCCACGAGTGAGATACGACGTCGAAGTTGTCACAAAACTTGTGGTTTATTCAG